Proteins encoded in a region of the Mucilaginibacter sabulilitoris genome:
- a CDS encoding NADP-dependent malic enzyme codes for MNKNNRKQDALNYHSQGRPGKIQVVPTKPTNSQRDLTMAYSPGVAEPCLRIADNVEDVYKYTAKGNLVAVISNGTAVLGLGNIGPEASKPVMEGKGLLFKIYADIDVFDLEVNAKSVDEFVNIVKALEPTFGGVNLEDISAPTCFEIERRLKAEMNIPVMHDDQHGTAIISGAALMNACEIQGKKLDKIRMVVNGAGAAAVSCSKMYLSLGVKKENLVMFDINGLLTPDRTDLDDIRLEFATDRTDIKNLADAMKNADVFVGLSAANVVTPDMLKSMAKKPIVFAMANPVPEIDYDLATAAREDIIMATGRSDYPNQVNNVLGFPYIFRGALDVRATAINEEMKIAAVHAIAEMAKKPVPEAVNLAYNTTNLKFGKDYIIPKPMDQRLIVEVSAAVAKAAIDSGVARKVITDWEAYHEELRTRLGTNDKLLRNLTNKAKQNPKRVVFAEADNYKILRSAQIVKEEGIATPILLGNEDKIRQIMRENDLDLGDVQIIDPRAGCENMEEYANFLYEKRQRRGVTLFEARKMLIDRNYYGACMVQFGRADALISGLTKNYVPTIKPALQIIGTEDGVNRVAGMYMMITAKGPVFFGDTTVNENPTVQELVDITVLIERSVKQFNIDPRVAMLSYSNFGSNEGPIPEKTRETVRILHKQYPDMVVDGDMQANFALNSDLLADNFPFSTLNGKPANTLIFPNLESGNIAYKLLQEIGGAEAVGPILLGLKKPVHVLQLGSSVREIVNMITIAVVDAQSKANVSKSTGIFSKFKGK; via the coding sequence ATGAACAAGAACAATCGTAAACAGGATGCCTTAAACTACCACTCCCAAGGCCGTCCGGGAAAGATACAGGTAGTACCTACCAAACCTACTAATTCGCAACGTGATTTAACCATGGCCTATTCGCCGGGCGTGGCAGAACCTTGCCTTCGTATTGCCGATAATGTGGAGGACGTATATAAATACACCGCTAAAGGTAACCTGGTGGCTGTTATCAGCAACGGAACCGCGGTATTGGGTTTAGGTAATATCGGCCCGGAAGCCAGTAAACCGGTGATGGAAGGAAAAGGGCTGTTGTTTAAGATATATGCCGATATAGATGTATTTGACCTGGAAGTAAATGCCAAAAGTGTAGATGAGTTTGTAAACATCGTAAAAGCGCTTGAGCCTACTTTTGGCGGTGTAAACCTGGAAGATATATCGGCGCCAACCTGTTTCGAGATTGAGCGCAGGCTTAAAGCCGAAATGAATATCCCGGTAATGCATGATGATCAGCATGGTACAGCCATCATATCAGGAGCCGCGTTGATGAACGCTTGCGAGATACAGGGCAAAAAGCTCGATAAAATAAGGATGGTAGTTAACGGGGCGGGAGCCGCCGCGGTATCATGCTCAAAAATGTACCTTTCGTTAGGAGTAAAAAAAGAAAATCTGGTGATGTTTGACATTAACGGTTTGTTAACTCCCGACCGTACAGATCTCGACGATATCCGGTTAGAGTTTGCTACCGACCGCACCGATATCAAAAATCTGGCCGATGCCATGAAGAATGCCGATGTTTTTGTGGGTCTTTCGGCAGCAAACGTGGTTACGCCCGATATGCTGAAGTCTATGGCTAAAAAACCTATTGTATTTGCCATGGCCAACCCTGTGCCCGAAATTGATTATGATTTGGCAACTGCCGCCCGTGAAGACATCATTATGGCAACCGGTCGTTCAGATTATCCCAACCAGGTAAACAACGTACTGGGTTTCCCATATATTTTCAGGGGGGCGCTTGACGTGCGGGCTACTGCCATCAATGAGGAAATGAAAATAGCCGCCGTTCACGCTATTGCAGAAATGGCTAAGAAACCGGTTCCGGAAGCGGTTAACCTGGCATATAATACCACCAATCTTAAATTCGGAAAAGATTATATCATCCCAAAACCCATGGATCAGCGATTGATTGTGGAGGTATCAGCTGCTGTTGCCAAAGCTGCTATTGATTCTGGTGTAGCGCGTAAAGTAATTACTGATTGGGAGGCTTATCATGAAGAACTAAGGACAAGGCTGGGCACTAATGATAAATTGCTGCGTAACCTTACCAACAAGGCCAAGCAAAACCCTAAACGTGTGGTTTTTGCCGAGGCCGATAATTATAAAATTTTAAGATCGGCTCAGATTGTAAAAGAAGAGGGGATAGCCACACCTATTTTACTTGGTAACGAGGATAAGATAAGACAGATCATGCGCGAGAATGATCTTGACCTTGGCGATGTACAGATCATTGATCCGCGCGCGGGTTGTGAGAATATGGAGGAGTATGCCAACTTTCTGTATGAGAAACGCCAGCGCCGGGGGGTTACCTTATTTGAGGCCCGGAAAATGCTTATCGACCGTAATTACTACGGTGCCTGTATGGTTCAGTTTGGCAGGGCAGATGCGTTGATATCCGGATTGACCAAGAATTACGTGCCTACTATTAAACCTGCGCTGCAAATTATTGGTACCGAAGATGGTGTAAACCGGGTTGCAGGTATGTATATGATGATAACTGCGAAAGGCCCTGTGTTTTTTGGCGATACTACGGTAAATGAAAATCCAACGGTACAGGAGCTGGTTGATATTACCGTACTTATTGAACGATCCGTTAAACAGTTTAATATAGATCCAAGAGTAGCGATGCTGTCTTATTCAAACTTTGGTTCAAATGAGGGCCCTATTCCCGAAAAAACCCGCGAAACTGTACGGATACTGCATAAGCAATATCCTGACATGGTTGTTGATGGCGATATGCAGGCCAACTTTGCACTAAACTCCGACTTACTGGCCGATAATTTCCCCTTCTCTACGTTAAATGGTAAGCCGGCCAATACACTGATATTTCCTAACCTGGAGTCGGGAAATATCGCGTACAAACTGCTCCAGGAAATTGGTGGTGCTGAGGCCGTTGGCCCTATATTATTAGGACTGAAAAAGCCTGTACATGTATTACAGCTCGGCAGTTCGGTTCGTGAAATTGTAAATATGATAACAATTGCGGTTGTTGATGCACAATCGAAGGCCAACGTTAGTAAATCAACAGGTATTTTTAGTAAATTTAAAGGCAAATAA
- a CDS encoding lytic transglycosylase domain-containing protein — protein MKKLFTLTICLLSLQIVHANSFSSSNFQWLTNYLDTTIRQVQTVNQPAAPKPLRGIYERRLDSISKDIPLEYNEYVQTYIDLYMQNRDEMGQVIGLSKYYFPIYEKAFHDAGIPEEIKFLSIVESKLDPNAVSRVGATGPWQFMFTTGKLYGLDIDSYVDERRDPIQATYAAAAYLKDAYQEFGDWLLAIASYNCGKSNVERAVEKAGTTDFWSIRQYLPSETRGYVPAFIAMNYVMNYYNKHNIVPQACNFATKTDTVMVKKYVSLSNVSQALKINVSELAILNPAYRRLIVNGSNNSPRRLILPQVAKENYAALYNVLNGTPGDAIPSEPKAVYAVYSENKPERRMPSRHKVRRGETLAGIADKYGVEVQDLKVWNHLKSNRAPVGVTIKVTNGDEPSANAPVGQKSKKVL, from the coding sequence ATGAAGAAACTATTTACGCTTACCATCTGCCTTTTATCATTGCAAATTGTTCACGCAAATTCATTTTCTTCATCAAATTTTCAATGGTTAACTAACTATCTCGACACTACAATACGTCAGGTTCAGACAGTTAATCAACCGGCCGCTCCTAAGCCTTTAAGAGGTATTTATGAGCGCCGCTTAGATTCTATCAGTAAGGATATTCCCCTGGAGTATAACGAGTATGTACAAACGTATATTGATTTGTACATGCAAAACCGCGATGAGATGGGACAGGTGATCGGGCTTTCAAAATACTACTTCCCCATTTATGAAAAAGCTTTTCATGATGCCGGTATACCCGAGGAAATAAAATTCCTGTCCATTGTAGAATCAAAACTTGACCCTAACGCGGTGTCAAGAGTTGGCGCTACGGGGCCGTGGCAATTTATGTTCACTACAGGTAAATTATACGGGCTTGATATTGACAGTTATGTTGATGAGCGCCGCGACCCTATACAAGCAACTTATGCGGCGGCGGCCTATTTAAAAGATGCTTATCAGGAATTTGGCGATTGGCTGCTGGCAATTGCTTCCTATAATTGCGGCAAAAGTAATGTGGAGCGCGCTGTTGAAAAAGCGGGTACCACTGATTTTTGGAGCATACGCCAATATTTGCCTTCCGAAACCCGTGGGTATGTGCCTGCTTTTATAGCCATGAACTATGTAATGAATTATTACAATAAGCATAACATTGTTCCGCAGGCTTGTAATTTTGCTACTAAGACAGATACCGTTATGGTGAAAAAATATGTATCGCTTAGTAACGTATCCCAGGCATTAAAAATAAATGTGAGCGAGCTGGCCATACTCAATCCCGCTTATAGGCGGTTGATTGTAAACGGCAGCAACAACTCACCACGCAGACTGATCTTGCCGCAGGTTGCCAAAGAAAATTACGCGGCGCTGTATAACGTATTAAACGGAACTCCGGGCGATGCGATCCCATCTGAGCCTAAAGCCGTTTATGCTGTCTATTCAGAAAATAAACCCGAGCGCCGGATGCCAAGCCGCCACAAAGTAAGGCGGGGCGAAACATTAGCCGGAATTGCTGATAAATATGGGGTGGAGGTGCAGGACCTGAAAGTTTGGAACCATTTGAAAAGTAACAGGGCTCCTGTAGGTGTAACCATTAAAGTAACCAACGGCGATGAACCATCGGCTAATGCCCCGGTTGGTCAAAAATCCAAAAAAGTCTTGTAA
- the gatA gene encoding Asp-tRNA(Asn)/Glu-tRNA(Gln) amidotransferase subunit GatA has translation MAKFYSSLSEIRSGLQRAEITVEELVKGYLDQIEKNAHLNAFNEVFEQEALTSAKDIDNRIKNGTAGKLAGMVIAIKDNICYKGHKVSASSKILTGFTSIYSSTIVERLLAEDVIIIGRCNCDEFAMGGTNETSYYGPVKNQADETRVSGGSSGGSAVAVQANMCHAAIGTDTGGSVRQPASFCGVIGLKPTYGRISRHGIIAFASSFDQVGPITHSVEDAALLLEVMAGPDEYDSTLAQKEVPAFSNHIEKPGKKKIAYLQEALSSPGVDAEVKDTLSKYIDKLRNEGHTVDPIAFEQLDYLVPAYYILAMAEASSNLARFDGVHYGYRSPAADDLQSTYKRSRSEGFGKEVKRRIMLGTFVLSAGYYDAYYAKAQKVRRLIREKTDQILSEYDFILIPTAPEPAFELGTEEKDPIVMYLADIFTVQASLTGAPAISLPAGNNSKGLPLGLQLLTKHFNEQELLNFSKYFLEL, from the coding sequence ATGGCTAAATTTTATTCCTCTTTAAGTGAAATAAGGAGTGGGTTGCAACGTGCGGAAATTACAGTTGAAGAACTTGTAAAAGGTTACCTGGATCAGATTGAGAAAAATGCTCATTTAAACGCATTTAATGAGGTATTTGAACAGGAAGCATTAACCAGCGCAAAAGATATTGATAACCGCATAAAAAATGGTACAGCCGGTAAACTCGCCGGTATGGTTATCGCCATAAAAGATAACATATGCTATAAAGGGCACAAGGTGAGTGCCTCATCCAAAATATTAACGGGCTTTACTTCCATTTATTCATCAACCATTGTTGAACGCTTGCTGGCCGAAGATGTGATCATTATTGGCCGCTGCAATTGCGATGAATTTGCAATGGGGGGTACCAATGAAACATCCTATTATGGCCCGGTAAAAAACCAGGCCGATGAAACACGCGTTTCCGGAGGTTCGTCCGGTGGTTCGGCAGTTGCTGTACAGGCCAATATGTGTCATGCCGCTATTGGCACCGATACCGGGGGGTCAGTAAGGCAACCGGCATCTTTTTGCGGTGTTATTGGGTTAAAACCTACCTACGGCCGTATTTCAAGGCATGGCATTATAGCTTTCGCTTCGTCGTTTGACCAGGTTGGTCCTATCACCCATTCGGTAGAAGACGCCGCCCTGTTACTGGAGGTAATGGCCGGTCCCGATGAGTATGATAGTACCCTGGCCCAAAAAGAAGTTCCGGCATTTTCAAACCATATTGAAAAGCCGGGTAAAAAGAAGATAGCCTATTTACAGGAAGCCTTGTCAAGCCCCGGGGTTGATGCCGAGGTAAAGGATACCCTGTCAAAATACATTGATAAACTACGTAACGAAGGCCACACCGTAGATCCTATCGCATTTGAACAATTAGATTATCTGGTGCCGGCATACTACATTTTGGCCATGGCCGAGGCATCATCAAACCTGGCCAGGTTTGACGGGGTACATTATGGCTACCGCAGTCCAGCGGCGGATGATCTGCAGTCTACCTATAAACGCTCACGTTCCGAAGGCTTTGGTAAAGAAGTAAAACGCCGTATTATGCTGGGTACGTTTGTGCTTAGTGCAGGCTACTATGATGCCTATTATGCCAAAGCTCAAAAGGTACGCCGCCTGATCAGGGAAAAAACAGATCAGATATTGAGCGAATATGATTTTATTTTGATCCCTACCGCTCCAGAACCTGCATTTGAATTAGGTACTGAAGAAAAAGATCCGATAGTGATGTACCTTGCTGATATTTTTACCGTACAAGCCTCCTTAACAGGTGCGCCGGCTATTTCGCTGCCTGCGGGCAATAATAGTAAAGGTTTGCCGTTAGGATTACAATTATTAACCAAGCATTTTAACGAACAGGAACTATTGAATTTTTCAAAATATTTCCTCGAACTTTAA
- a CDS encoding Sec-independent protein translocase subunit TatA/TatB: MGGLGAPEIILIIIAILLLFGGKKIPELMRGLGKGVKEFKDAQNGENNTSATEEKPKA, from the coding sequence ATGGGTGGATTAGGCGCACCAGAAATTATTCTGATCATCATTGCAATACTTTTATTGTTTGGCGGTAAAAAAATACCTGAACTAATGCGAGGTTTAGGAAAAGGCGTTAAAGAATTTAAAGACGCGCAAAACGGAGAAAATAATACTTCAGCAACCGAAGAAAAACCAAAGGCTTAA
- a CDS encoding Sec-independent protein translocase subunit TatA/TatB codes for MLSSVFLFLNIGTSEMVLILFAALMLFGGDKLPELARGLGKGIRDFKDASDDVKREINNQINNYEEKKTETKVQETPLIENKTEDEASASLTEESETEYTTPYANSVPNTIPVADNYVSTEPEPVKESHIDLTKKDSEPTKTEHEEYKS; via the coding sequence ATGCTAAGTTCAGTTTTTTTATTTTTAAATATTGGTACGAGCGAGATGGTACTGATACTTTTTGCAGCATTAATGCTTTTTGGTGGCGATAAGCTACCCGAGCTGGCACGTGGTTTAGGCAAAGGCATCCGCGATTTTAAAGATGCCTCTGATGATGTTAAACGTGAGATCAATAACCAGATCAATAATTACGAAGAAAAAAAGACAGAAACCAAGGTTCAGGAAACACCGCTCATTGAAAATAAAACCGAGGACGAAGCTTCAGCTTCACTTACCGAAGAAAGTGAAACCGAGTATACTACGCCCTACGCTAATAGTGTACCCAATACAATCCCTGTTGCGGATAATTACGTAAGTACTGAACCGGAGCCGGTAAAAGAAAGTCATATTGACCTTACCAAAAAAGATTCAGAACCTACAAAAACAGAACACGAAGAATACAAGTCATAA
- a CDS encoding murein hydrolase activator EnvC family protein codes for MKFLKVVFFIIAVFVAVDVHAQSSAELKRRRDKLSDELEQLNKDYQETAQNKRATLKQLSLLKAQINLREEKINIINSEVRNLDNQISESNNTVHSLQNQLDQLKKEYAAMVLFAYRNQSAYNKLMFIFASKDFNQAYKRLKYLQQFGTYRERQAGYIQGTQKDLHIKINELDKTKQEKSTLLADQQKEKETLGKEKNNQVKVVSDLSQHQGQLKQQQREVQAKIAKTNREIASTIRREIEEARRRAEAEAKEAARIAAAKAKAENRPVPVAATKPAAPRSESSALNATPEAAKLSNDFLGNRGRLPWPVANGVITQGFGVYTTPEGIRSESTGVDIRTNPGSSVRAVFDGTVVRVVDVSGTYLVMIVHGEYFTVYANLRSVSVARGQKVTTKQSLGTVATDSSTGETVVHFEVYKVKDPNNPKIWLAPN; via the coding sequence ATGAAATTTCTAAAAGTAGTATTCTTTATAATAGCGGTATTTGTTGCGGTTGATGTGCATGCTCAAAGCAGTGCCGAATTAAAACGGAGACGTGACAAATTATCTGATGAACTGGAGCAATTAAATAAAGATTATCAGGAAACCGCTCAAAATAAAAGAGCTACTTTAAAACAGTTGAGCCTGCTAAAAGCACAGATCAATCTGCGGGAAGAAAAAATAAATATTATAAACTCTGAGGTAAGAAATCTGGATAATCAAATCTCTGAGAGCAATAATACCGTACATAGTTTACAAAACCAGCTCGATCAGCTCAAAAAGGAATATGCAGCTATGGTGCTTTTTGCATACCGTAATCAAAGCGCTTACAATAAGCTGATGTTTATTTTTGCTTCGAAGGATTTTAACCAGGCCTATAAACGTTTAAAATATTTACAACAGTTTGGTACTTACCGTGAACGGCAGGCTGGTTATATACAGGGAACACAAAAAGACCTGCATATAAAAATAAACGAGCTTGATAAAACCAAACAGGAAAAAAGTACTTTGCTGGCAGATCAGCAGAAAGAAAAAGAAACACTTGGTAAAGAGAAAAATAACCAGGTAAAAGTGGTAAGCGATTTATCACAACATCAGGGCCAATTAAAGCAACAACAGCGCGAGGTTCAGGCAAAAATAGCCAAAACCAACCGGGAGATTGCATCAACCATCCGTCGCGAAATTGAGGAGGCCAGGCGAAGGGCCGAAGCTGAAGCTAAAGAAGCCGCAAGAATAGCAGCGGCAAAAGCAAAGGCCGAGAACAGGCCGGTACCGGTAGCTGCTACTAAGCCCGCTGCTCCACGTAGCGAATCGAGCGCGCTGAATGCTACGCCAGAGGCGGCAAAGCTGTCGAACGACTTTTTAGGTAACCGCGGCCGTTTACCATGGCCGGTTGCCAATGGAGTGATAACCCAGGGATTTGGTGTTTACACCACGCCCGAAGGCATAAGAAGTGAAAGTACGGGGGTTGACATCAGGACTAACCCGGGCAGTTCGGTAAGGGCCGTGTTTGATGGTACAGTGGTGAGGGTAGTTGATGTAAGCGGTACATATTTGGTAATGATTGTACATGGCGAGTATTTTACGGTATATGCCAATTTACGGTCGGTTAGTGTTGCACGGGGACAAAAAGTTACCACCAAGCAGTCCTTGGGTACCGTTGCTACCGATTCGTCGACAGGAGAAACGGTGGTTCACTTTGAGGTTTATAAAGTAAAAGACCCTAATAACCCTAAAATATGGCTGGCGCCTAACTAA
- a CDS encoding DUF4292 domain-containing protein: MKKNILNKLLIVCCLLVMVSCKARKQVLVTRKADSAAKPADNKVSSMLTAIRAKQVNFNTFAGKAKTKLDINGNSNDVTLNIRIERDKRIWVSITAILGVEAARALITPDSILLINRLQGVYLRKPFDYVYKYASSQVNYKTLESLLIGNAVPELLNEKSDLANTDGNTVLSGTLEDLLYKLVLGADLKVTQTNLSNQNVGQSLQVINNTFIQATNRVIPSQIDIASVVKDKKIQVNLHYTKADFDVQQEYPFSIPASYEPAK, encoded by the coding sequence ATGAAAAAAAATATATTGAATAAGTTACTTATAGTTTGCTGCCTGCTGGTTATGGTAAGCTGTAAGGCACGAAAACAGGTATTGGTTACCCGTAAAGCAGATTCGGCTGCAAAGCCGGCTGATAATAAAGTAAGCAGCATGCTTACCGCTATACGGGCAAAGCAGGTAAACTTTAATACGTTTGCAGGTAAAGCCAAAACCAAATTAGATATTAATGGTAACAGTAACGATGTTACGCTCAACATACGCATCGAGCGCGATAAAAGGATCTGGGTTTCTATTACCGCTATTCTGGGTGTTGAGGCGGCACGTGCGCTGATCACTCCCGACAGTATTTTACTGATTAACCGTTTACAGGGAGTATACTTAAGAAAACCTTTCGACTATGTATATAAATATGCAAGCAGCCAGGTTAACTATAAAACGCTCGAATCATTATTGATAGGTAACGCGGTGCCGGAATTACTGAACGAAAAATCTGATCTTGCTAATACCGACGGAAACACGGTACTAAGCGGTACGCTTGAAGATTTATTATATAAATTAGTTTTAGGGGCTGATTTAAAAGTTACGCAAACAAATTTGTCCAATCAAAACGTCGGACAATCATTACAGGTTATTAATAATACTTTTATACAAGCAACAAATCGTGTAATACCATCGCAAATAGATATCGCATCAGTAGTAAAAGATAAAAAAATACAGGTTAATTTGCATTATACAAAGGCCGATTTTGATGTACAGCAGGAATATCCATTCAGTATCCCTGCCAGTTACGAACCGGCCAAATAA
- a CDS encoding tetratricopeptide repeat protein, whose protein sequence is MNNQKLRYSKSRIKAGISCTAAILFVVSNLLAICAHAQKPESKPMTGIDSIMVKQLFFSALREKTIENTKLATEMFERVLKTDPANDASMYELANLKKQQNDYGTAQPLLEKAVTLKPDNEWYWAALADSYEKSNNITKLENVFNQLIRINPDKPDYYFDKANAYLILKRYDDALKVYNQLEQITGPSDDILASRQKIYLKQGKVDQAAAEIEKAIADNPGQMRYYLLLAEIYNSNGLADKALKVLQQAEKQDSNNGMVHLALADIYRDKKNVDASYNELILAFSNSDINIDQKIRIIAGYFPKFPDPNAKASALELSRILTVTHPADAKAYAIYGDMLLQSTKFKEAKAAYKKSIELNAQVYAVHEQLVRLELSDNDMEATIKDGENALSLFPNQGWMNYMVGVAWAQKKDLKKALGYAKNATSLEIQDKDLLSLSFSLLGDCYHGINDNKNSDAAYDKALSYNPDNAFTLNNYAYYLSLRGEALDKAAQMSARSNELQPNMASFEDTYAWVLFKQKKYAEAKVWMEKALAHDKDNSSAKYEHYGDILFYLGNIDTAVQNWKKAKEYGNHSPVLERKINEKKYIE, encoded by the coding sequence ATGAACAACCAGAAGTTAAGATATAGCAAAAGCAGGATTAAGGCGGGCATCAGTTGCACGGCGGCAATCTTATTTGTTGTATCTAATCTTTTGGCGATATGTGCGCATGCCCAGAAACCTGAAAGCAAGCCCATGACCGGTATTGATAGTATCATGGTAAAGCAGCTTTTCTTTTCGGCATTGCGCGAAAAAACCATTGAAAATACTAAGCTGGCTACCGAAATGTTTGAACGGGTGCTGAAAACCGATCCGGCAAATGATGCTTCCATGTATGAGCTTGCCAATCTTAAAAAGCAGCAAAACGATTATGGTACCGCACAGCCATTGCTTGAGAAAGCAGTAACTCTTAAACCCGATAATGAATGGTATTGGGCCGCGCTTGCCGATAGCTATGAAAAAAGCAATAATATTACCAAGCTCGAAAATGTATTTAATCAGCTGATCAGGATCAATCCGGATAAACCCGATTATTACTTTGATAAAGCAAACGCATACCTTATTTTAAAAAGATATGACGATGCGCTTAAAGTGTACAATCAACTGGAGCAGATTACCGGTCCAAGCGATGATATTTTAGCCAGCCGCCAAAAAATTTACCTAAAGCAGGGCAAGGTTGACCAGGCCGCCGCCGAAATTGAAAAGGCCATAGCTGACAACCCCGGCCAAATGCGTTACTACTTGTTACTTGCCGAAATTTACAATTCAAACGGGTTAGCCGATAAGGCCCTGAAGGTTTTGCAACAGGCCGAAAAGCAGGATAGTAACAACGGCATGGTACATTTGGCGCTTGCCGATATTTATCGGGATAAAAAAAACGTAGATGCCTCTTACAATGAGCTTATCCTCGCGTTTTCAAACAGCGATATCAATATTGATCAAAAAATAAGGATCATCGCGGGTTATTTCCCCAAGTTTCCCGACCCAAATGCCAAAGCCAGCGCACTTGAACTGAGCCGTATATTAACCGTTACCCACCCTGCAGATGCCAAAGCCTATGCTATTTATGGCGACATGCTGCTGCAAAGCACAAAGTTTAAGGAGGCAAAGGCGGCTTACAAAAAATCAATTGAGCTTAACGCGCAGGTTTATGCAGTGCATGAACAGCTGGTGCGGTTAGAATTAAGCGACAATGATATGGAAGCCACCATTAAAGACGGCGAAAATGCGCTTTCATTATTTCCTAACCAGGGGTGGATGAATTATATGGTAGGCGTGGCCTGGGCACAAAAAAAAGATTTGAAAAAAGCTTTAGGTTACGCCAAAAATGCAACTTCATTAGAAATTCAGGATAAGGATTTACTTTCGCTAAGCTTTTCATTACTGGGCGATTGTTACCATGGTATTAACGATAATAAAAACTCAGACGCGGCCTATGATAAGGCATTAAGTTATAATCCTGATAATGCATTTACATTAAACAATTATGCTTACTATTTATCGTTAAGAGGTGAAGCTTTAGATAAAGCGGCACAAATGTCGGCCCGGTCAAATGAGCTTCAGCCAAATATGGCATCGTTTGAGGATACATATGCCTGGGTATTGTTTAAGCAAAAAAAATACGCTGAGGCAAAGGTATGGATGGAGAAGGCCCTGGCGCATGATAAGGATAATAGTTCGGCCAAGTATGAACATTATGGCGATATTCTGTTTTATCTTGGTAACATAGATACCGCCGTACAAAATTGGAAAAAGGCAAAGGAATATGGTAATCATTCGCCCGTATTAGAGCGTAAAATAAATGAAAAAAAATATATTGAATAA
- the dut gene encoding dUTP diphosphatase — MTIRIINKSKNSLPAYETAHAAGMDLRADVKETVELKPMERKLIPTGLFIELPEGFEAQIRPRSGLAFKHGIGIVNSPGTIDADYRGEIKVLLINFSTEVFEINPGDRIAQMVIARHEKVNWEEVEILNDTTRGEGGFGHTAVK; from the coding sequence ATGACCATCCGTATAATTAACAAATCAAAAAATAGTTTGCCTGCCTATGAAACCGCTCACGCGGCAGGGATGGACTTGCGGGCAGACGTGAAGGAAACCGTTGAGTTAAAACCAATGGAACGCAAACTAATCCCCACAGGTTTGTTCATTGAACTGCCTGAAGGTTTTGAAGCCCAGATACGACCACGCAGCGGTTTAGCGTTTAAACATGGTATAGGTATTGTAAATTCACCGGGCACTATTGATGCTGATTACCGCGGGGAAATTAAAGTATTACTGATCAATTTTTCTACAGAGGTATTTGAGATCAATCCGGGCGACCGCATTGCCCAGATGGTAATTGCCCGGCACGAAAAAGTGAATTGGGAAGAAGTGGAGATCTTAAATGATACCACTCGTGGCGAAGGCGGATTTGGCCATACAGCTGTTAAATAA